The following are encoded together in the Flavobacterium sp. TR2 genome:
- a CDS encoding phosphoglycerate kinase codes for MKTLNDFDFKNKKAIIRVDFNVPLDENFNVTDTTRIEAAKPTIDAILAQGGSVILMSHLGRPKGAEEKYSLKHILKTASEILGVQVKFAENCVGEPAQTAAKDLKPGEVLLLENLRFHAEEEAGDVAFAKELASLGDIYVNDAFGTAHRAHASTTIIAQFFPNDKCFGTLLAKEIDSLNKVLKNSEKPVTAVLGGSKVSSKITVIENILDKVDHMIIGGGMTFTFIKAQGGKIGESICEDDKLDLALEILRLAKEKGVQVHIPVDVIAADDFSNNANTQVVDVTAIPDGWQGLDAGPKSLENFKKVILESKTILWNGPLGVFEMETFSKGTIALGDYIAEATANGAFSLVGGGDSVAAVKQFGFEDKMSYVSTGGGAMLEMLEGRILPGIAAILD; via the coding sequence ATGAAAACTTTAAACGATTTCGATTTTAAAAATAAAAAAGCAATTATCCGTGTCGACTTCAACGTGCCGTTGGATGAAAATTTTAATGTAACTGATACAACACGTATTGAAGCGGCTAAGCCAACAATCGATGCTATTTTAGCACAAGGCGGAAGTGTGATTTTAATGTCACATCTTGGAAGACCAAAAGGAGCAGAAGAGAAATATTCTCTAAAACATATCTTGAAAACAGCTTCTGAAATTTTAGGAGTTCAAGTAAAATTTGCTGAAAATTGCGTTGGAGAACCAGCTCAAACAGCAGCAAAAGATTTAAAGCCAGGCGAAGTTCTTTTATTAGAAAATTTACGTTTTCATGCTGAAGAAGAAGCAGGAGATGTAGCTTTCGCTAAAGAATTGGCTTCTCTTGGAGACATTTATGTAAACGATGCATTTGGTACAGCTCATAGAGCGCACGCATCTACTACAATTATCGCACAATTTTTTCCAAACGATAAATGTTTCGGAACATTATTGGCAAAAGAAATTGACAGTTTAAATAAAGTTCTTAAAAACAGTGAAAAACCTGTAACTGCTGTTCTTGGCGGTTCAAAAGTTTCGTCTAAAATTACCGTTATCGAAAATATCTTAGATAAAGTAGATCACATGATTATTGGAGGCGGAATGACGTTTACTTTTATTAAAGCGCAAGGAGGAAAAATCGGTGAGTCTATCTGCGAAGATGACAAACTAGATCTAGCTCTTGAAATTTTAAGATTGGCAAAAGAAAAAGGCGTTCAGGTTCATATTCCTGTTGATGTTATTGCTGCAGACGATTTCTCAAACAATGCAAATACTCAGGTTGTAGATGTAACTGCAATTCCTGACGGATGGCAAGGTTTAGATGCAGGTCCAAAGTCTCTAGAGAACTTCAAAAAAGTAATTTTAGAGTCTAAAACAATTCTTTGGAACGGTCCATTGGGAGTTTTCGAAATGGAAACTTTCTCTAAAGGAACAATTGCATTAGGAGATTATATCGCAGAAGCTACAGCAAATGGAGCATTTTCATTAGTTGGAGGCGGAGATTCTGTTGCAGCAGTAAAACAGTTCGGATTTGAAGATAAAATGAGCTACGTTTCTACTGGTGGCGGGGCTATGCTTGAAATGTTAGAAGGAAGAATTTTACCTGGAATCGCAGCGATTTTAGACTAA
- a CDS encoding LysM peptidoglycan-binding domain-containing protein produces MIVKKLSLVVSAFFSLAVCAQEAKADLELKPEVKLSYLDSIKSTFKKNDLATKVDSLWMNELVSLDIYDDLTKDIQTINKDVTVDEELPTELLKQRLAAMNQKSPFEIEYNQGLENIIKSFLKNRKKSFSRLMALSEYYFPIFEDAFAKQNVPLEIKYLAVVESALNPKAVSKMGATGLWQFMYGTGKQYALKIDSYIDERSDPLKATAAASEYMTKMFNIFGDWELVLASYNSGPGNVTKAIRRSGGKTKYWDIRNYLPKETQGYVPAFLATMYLFEYHKEHGINPERAVVKNFETDTVAVKNQMSFKQIADLLDMPQSQIQLLNPSYKMGVVPFYQGEQHFIRLPKDKVATFVSNEEQIYAYVKYDTQFRATSSRLAVKYAPKAKPAAAKPAAVDNGDFEFYKVRKGDNLGAIASKYNVSISEIKKWNNLKTNAVAIGRSLKIKADEEAPAKTIPAVDKEQAIASAENKEKTAVDMDYVVAAGDNLGSIAKKFGTTIAELKELNNLTSNNIGLGKTIIISKAAVVIEEPVSTAIASNSVDTFKKKAPSKNVSEDYYVKKGDSLYSISKKYPGVTISDIKKWNGIKDEDIKPGMKLKING; encoded by the coding sequence ATGATTGTAAAGAAATTATCGTTAGTGGTTTCGGCTTTCTTCTCGCTTGCAGTTTGTGCGCAAGAAGCAAAAGCAGATTTAGAACTGAAGCCAGAGGTTAAACTTTCATATTTAGATTCTATTAAAAGCACATTCAAAAAAAACGATCTTGCGACAAAAGTAGATAGTTTATGGATGAACGAATTAGTAAGTCTGGATATTTATGATGATCTGACCAAAGACATTCAAACCATTAACAAAGATGTAACTGTTGATGAAGAACTCCCAACCGAATTGCTAAAACAGCGTTTGGCGGCGATGAATCAGAAGTCACCTTTTGAAATCGAATACAATCAAGGTTTAGAAAATATAATAAAGTCATTTCTTAAGAACCGTAAAAAATCGTTTTCTCGATTAATGGCTTTATCAGAATATTATTTCCCAATTTTTGAGGACGCTTTTGCCAAACAAAACGTTCCGTTGGAAATAAAATATTTAGCCGTTGTAGAATCTGCTTTAAACCCTAAAGCAGTTTCTAAAATGGGCGCTACGGGACTTTGGCAGTTTATGTACGGAACCGGAAAGCAATACGCTTTAAAAATCGATTCTTATATCGACGAAAGAAGTGACCCTCTTAAAGCTACAGCCGCAGCATCTGAGTACATGACCAAAATGTTCAATATCTTTGGCGATTGGGAACTGGTTTTGGCTTCTTACAACTCAGGTCCAGGAAATGTTACTAAAGCAATTCGTCGTTCTGGCGGAAAAACAAAATACTGGGACATCCGTAATTATCTTCCAAAAGAAACTCAAGGTTACGTTCCTGCTTTCTTAGCAACAATGTATCTTTTTGAATATCATAAAGAACACGGAATTAACCCAGAAAGAGCTGTGGTTAAAAACTTTGAAACCGATACAGTAGCAGTCAAAAATCAAATGTCTTTCAAGCAGATTGCCGATTTATTAGATATGCCGCAATCGCAGATCCAGCTTTTAAATCCGTCATACAAAATGGGGGTTGTTCCGTTTTATCAGGGAGAACAGCATTTTATCAGACTTCCAAAAGATAAAGTGGCGACCTTTGTTTCAAACGAAGAACAAATTTATGCTTACGTAAAATACGATACGCAGTTTAGAGCCACTTCATCAAGACTGGCTGTAAAATATGCTCCAAAAGCAAAACCCGCGGCAGCAAAACCCGCAGCGGTTGATAATGGAGATTTCGAATTTTATAAAGTTAGAAAAGGAGATAACTTAGGCGCAATCGCTTCAAAATACAATGTCAGCATCAGCGAAATTAAAAAGTGGAATAACTTAAAAACAAATGCTGTAGCTATAGGAAGAAGCCTAAAAATTAAAGCAGACGAAGAAGCTCCTGCTAAAACTATTCCTGCTGTAGATAAAGAACAAGCAATTGCATCTGCAGAAAATAAAGAGAAAACAGCCGTAGATATGGACTATGTTGTGGCGGCTGGAGACAATTTAGGCAGCATTGCAAAGAAGTTCGGTACGACTATTGCGGAGTTAAAAGAACTTAACAATTTAACTTCAAATAACATTGGTTTAGGAAAAACGATTATCATTTCTAAAGCAGCAGTAGTTATAGAAGAGCCTGTTTCAACAGCAATTGCATCAAACTCGGTTGATACATTCAAGAAAAAAGCACCTTCTAAAAACGTTAGTGAAGATTATTACGTTAAAAAAGGAGATTCTTTATACAGCATTTCTAAAAAATATCCTGGAGTGACAATTTCAGATATTAAAAAATGGAATGGCATTAAAGATGAAGATATTAAACCGGGAATGAAACTTAAAATAAACGGATAA
- a CDS encoding type IX secretion system membrane protein PorP/SprF: MKKLILSLVLMAVTTSYSQELNLPVFTQYLADNPFIISPAYAGIGDNLRIRANGLTQWVGIKDAPDNQSLYADFRVLDRSGVGLSLYNDSNGNTRQTGAKVSFAHHLILDYRSEQYLSFGLSYNFNSFRLETGNFVGDVNGPVGGIDPSITDNRQTSNNNFDISALYRNRGFYLSFNANNVLKKNLTKERTNEPDLLSNFQLYSGFTFRDGENRRIEYEPSVFLQYFASDQRSTTDFNFKYRRYNRYEDYYWIGVSYRFLNDQFPKPLAMGPMAGFMKSKFYFAYSYQLMFNGLGSYNTGTHSITIGFDFLQSISNCPCTQSPVHD, from the coding sequence ATGAAAAAGCTTATTTTATCCTTAGTACTCATGGCTGTAACAACAAGTTACAGCCAAGAGTTAAACCTACCAGTGTTTACCCAGTATTTAGCTGATAATCCTTTTATTATTTCTCCTGCGTATGCCGGTATTGGAGATAACCTCCGTATTAGAGCCAACGGTTTAACACAGTGGGTCGGAATCAAAGATGCGCCAGACAATCAATCTCTCTATGCCGATTTTCGTGTTCTGGATCGTTCGGGAGTAGGTCTTTCATTGTATAATGACAGCAACGGTAATACAAGACAAACAGGAGCCAAAGTTTCTTTTGCGCACCATTTGATTTTAGATTATCGTTCAGAACAGTATTTGTCTTTTGGTTTATCCTATAACTTCAACAGCTTTCGCTTAGAAACAGGTAATTTTGTTGGAGACGTAAATGGTCCTGTAGGAGGAATAGATCCTTCGATAACAGATAATCGTCAAACATCAAACAATAACTTTGATATTAGTGCCCTGTATCGTAATAGAGGCTTCTATTTGAGTTTTAATGCCAATAACGTTTTAAAGAAAAACTTGACCAAAGAAAGAACAAACGAACCAGATTTGCTTTCTAACTTTCAGTTGTATTCTGGATTCACTTTTAGAGATGGAGAAAACAGACGTATCGAATACGAACCATCGGTCTTCTTGCAGTACTTTGCAAGTGACCAGCGTTCTACAACCGATTTTAACTTCAAGTACAGACGTTACAATCGCTACGAAGACTATTACTGGATTGGGGTTTCATACCGTTTCTTAAACGACCAGTTCCCAAAACCTTTGGCTATGGGGCCAATGGCTGGTTTTATGAAATCTAAATTCTATTTTGCATACTCTTATCAATTAATGTTTAATGGTCTTGGAAGCTACAATACAGGAACACATTCAATCACAATCGGATTCGACTTCTTGCAATCAATCAGTAACTGTCCTTGTACGCAAAGCCCAGTTCACGATTAA